From Domibacillus sp. DTU_2020_1001157_1_SI_ALB_TIR_016, a single genomic window includes:
- a CDS encoding manganese catalase family protein — MYYYKEELINIVAPDQPDPAAAKVLQEILGGHFGEMRTMMQFFFQSSNFRGKAVQYRDLLRGIFLEEIAHVELVQNTINQLLNGSGESPMPGNSGADGAPLGDVVKHANPHHYIIGAQASLPVDAAGNPWNGSWVYSHGNLIGDLLDNLVLESTGVLQKTRIYEMSSNQTFRETLAFLIVRDNAHQNAFAKALETLGVDWGKLFPVPNYDINKYPECRKYVEMGYHNALFNFRMDETKIAQIFQGESPSRNDGTLSVVDPPAGFPVPLMPEMPNEHSPGTNDLNA; from the coding sequence ATGTATTATTACAAGGAAGAATTAATCAATATTGTAGCACCAGACCAGCCCGATCCCGCTGCTGCAAAAGTGCTGCAGGAAATATTAGGCGGACATTTTGGGGAAATGCGGACAATGATGCAGTTTTTCTTTCAAAGCTCCAATTTCAGAGGCAAGGCCGTTCAATACCGGGATCTTCTTCGCGGTATTTTTCTTGAAGAAATTGCCCATGTAGAGCTTGTACAAAACACCATTAACCAGCTGCTCAATGGTTCCGGTGAGTCCCCTATGCCAGGCAATTCCGGAGCAGATGGAGCGCCGCTCGGTGACGTAGTCAAGCATGCGAATCCGCATCATTATATTATAGGCGCCCAGGCTTCTCTTCCAGTAGACGCAGCAGGAAATCCGTGGAATGGCTCCTGGGTGTACAGCCATGGAAACCTGATTGGGGATTTGCTTGATAACCTCGTTCTCGAATCAACGGGTGTTCTGCAAAAAACACGTATTTACGAGATGAGCAGCAACCAAACATTTCGTGAAACGCTGGCTTTCCTGATTGTCCGGGATAATGCCCATCAAAATGCATTTGCCAAAGCACTTGAAACACTGGGAGTTGATTGGGGCAAGCTGTTCCCGGTTCCAAATTACGATATCAATAAATACCCAGAATGCCGGAAATACGTAGAAATGGGCTACCATAATGCGCTGTTTAACTTCAGAATGGACGAAACAAAAATAGCCCAAATTTTCCAAGGCGAGTCTCCAAGCCGAAATGATGGTACGCTTTCGGTTGTCGATCCTCCGGCCGGCTTCCCTGTTCCCCTTATGCCGGAGATGCCAAATGAACATAGTCCAGGAACAAACGACTTGAACGCTTAG
- a CDS encoding YugN family protein, whose amino-acid sequence MLKLQTELEGKTARFGDIRDKMNELGYDLGGNWEYDAGSFDHTLWNSKNETIYIRLPFRVLDGMLDEYDAFISFQSPFIIKHVINIGLEKDEHSLLTASGWNQFQDPVSSDAPINQKNKWEEAGEQAVSRLIQHLEKGLSAS is encoded by the coding sequence ATGTTAAAGCTGCAAACAGAGCTGGAAGGAAAAACGGCCCGCTTTGGTGATATAAGAGACAAAATGAATGAGCTTGGATACGACTTGGGCGGAAATTGGGAGTATGACGCTGGCAGCTTTGATCACACATTATGGAACAGTAAAAATGAAACCATTTATATTCGCCTTCCGTTTAGAGTACTCGACGGTATGCTTGATGAGTATGATGCTTTTATTTCGTTTCAATCTCCTTTTATTATTAAACATGTGATCAATATTGGCTTAGAAAAAGACGAGCATTCTTTACTGACAGCATCCGGCTGGAACCAATTTCAAGATCCCGTTTCTTCTGACGCGCCCATCAATCAAAAAAACAAATGGGAAGAAGCAGGAGAACAAGCAGTCAGCCGGCTGATTCAACATTTGGAAAAAGGGCTGAGCGCCAGCTGA
- a CDS encoding L,D-transpeptidase family protein: protein MIHTVKRGETLSSIAGDYRISLASLIASNPGITPNLLYVGQRITIPGFPSPASLPFSIVVSLSNRTLTLFYRGQIRKVYPVGVGRMLHETPVGDFIIINKAPNPGGPYGTMWMSLSKKSYGIHGTNDPSSIGKYVSKGCVRMHNKDVEELSRTIPIGTPVSIRP from the coding sequence GTGATTCATACTGTAAAACGCGGGGAAACACTTTCCTCAATTGCAGGAGACTACCGGATTTCATTAGCTTCTCTCATTGCCAGCAATCCGGGTATTACGCCCAATTTGCTTTATGTGGGACAGCGCATTACCATTCCAGGCTTCCCTTCTCCTGCAAGCCTTCCTTTTTCCATTGTGGTCTCTCTTTCGAATCGAACTTTAACACTATTTTACCGGGGCCAAATCAGAAAAGTATACCCGGTTGGCGTTGGCAGAATGCTGCATGAAACGCCTGTAGGAGATTTTATCATTATTAATAAAGCACCCAACCCGGGGGGTCCGTACGGAACGATGTGGATGAGTTTATCGAAGAAAAGTTATGGTATTCACGGCACAAATGATCCTTCCTCTATCGGAAAGTATGTATCTAAAGGCTGTGTTCGAATGCACAATAAGGATGTGGAAGAGCTTTCCCGGACGATTCCTATCGGGACTCCTGTATCCATTCGGCCTTAG
- a CDS encoding ATP-binding protein: MELIVKDLLINFLFVLLPIFFMQMLYLASYLYRFERIKASWFVVFPVISFVLCMLFPFSFGDGFNFDLRRVPFLLGILYGGPGFAAWLLPALLAARFFIGGSGFFITLFTFTPIAVLAMFFSKYYLKMPLKQKLPSVGVLTLFSLLLTTYVAGQIYDMHMTVSMWVIFYMLNIVCILIATVLLEVIKTNFDVLQKLMKAEKLEIVSNLAASISHEVRNPLTASREFMQLSYESDIPPETKEQILISIQELDRATGIINDYLTFAKPAPDEAEAIILHETINHAVNVLIPLANMNSIELDVSVEKKEHCYILGERKKLEQAFINIIKNAIEAMSNGGKIRIKTTYEHHLAKIRICDQGKGMTQKQIDRLGEPYFTTKENGTGLGTMVSFSIIQSLGGRIQVTSKVNKGTCFVIELPTVHK; this comes from the coding sequence ATGGAGCTTATCGTAAAAGATTTACTCATTAATTTTTTATTTGTTCTTCTTCCGATCTTTTTTATGCAAATGCTTTACCTCGCCTCCTACTTATACCGTTTTGAAAGGATAAAGGCATCATGGTTTGTTGTGTTTCCGGTTATATCTTTTGTTTTATGTATGCTGTTTCCTTTTTCATTTGGAGACGGGTTTAACTTTGACTTGCGCCGGGTTCCTTTTCTGCTGGGGATTTTATATGGAGGGCCGGGATTCGCTGCATGGCTGCTTCCGGCTTTGCTTGCTGCCCGCTTTTTTATAGGAGGATCCGGCTTTTTTATAACCCTTTTTACCTTTACGCCTATTGCCGTGCTGGCGATGTTTTTCTCAAAGTACTATTTAAAGATGCCATTAAAACAAAAACTCCCTTCGGTGGGCGTGCTTACCCTTTTTTCTTTGCTGCTTACAACGTACGTGGCCGGGCAAATATATGATATGCATATGACGGTAAGTATGTGGGTGATCTTTTACATGCTTAATATTGTTTGTATCCTGATTGCTACCGTTTTGTTAGAGGTGATTAAAACCAATTTTGATGTATTGCAAAAGCTGATGAAAGCAGAGAAATTAGAGATTGTCAGCAACCTTGCCGCCAGTATTTCACATGAAGTGCGAAATCCGCTGACGGCCAGCCGGGAATTTATGCAGCTTTCCTATGAAAGTGACATACCACCGGAAACAAAAGAGCAAATTCTGATTTCCATTCAGGAACTGGATAGGGCTACTGGTATTATTAATGATTATTTAACATTTGCAAAACCCGCTCCTGATGAGGCAGAAGCCATTATTCTTCACGAAACAATAAATCATGCTGTGAACGTGTTAATACCGCTGGCCAATATGAACAGTATAGAGCTCGACGTGTCTGTAGAAAAAAAAGAGCACTGTTATATTCTTGGCGAGCGAAAAAAGCTTGAGCAGGCTTTCATCAATATCATTAAAAATGCAATCGAAGCCATGTCGAATGGCGGTAAAATAAGGATCAAAACAACATATGAACACCATCTTGCTAAAATCCGTATTTGCGATCAGGGAAAAGGAATGACACAAAAGCAAATAGATCGTCTTGGTGAACCATACTTTACAACGAAAGAAAATGGAACCGGTCTCGGCACGATGGTTTCTTTTAGCATTATTCAAAGTTTAGGCGGAAGAATCCAGGTTACAAGCAAAGTCAATAAAGGAACGTGTTTTGTAATCGAGCTTCCGACCGTTCATAAATAA
- a CDS encoding DUF2642 domain-containing protein: MVQEYPKPPQHSLLPPGHYLYSPQFPAIMQQLSPVYTVTAEPVFLDHLLMHSGKTIQVATTGGLLTGKLTGVAIDHLQLTINDVHHHIRYPHIISFSMAQPNQKT; encoded by the coding sequence ATGGTACAGGAATATCCAAAGCCGCCTCAACACTCGCTGCTGCCGCCAGGACATTATTTGTATTCTCCCCAATTTCCAGCCATTATGCAGCAATTATCGCCGGTTTATACCGTAACAGCAGAACCCGTCTTTCTCGATCACCTTCTAATGCATAGCGGTAAAACGATTCAAGTAGCCACAACCGGCGGGTTATTGACAGGAAAGCTGACTGGAGTGGCCATTGATCACCTTCAGTTAACCATCAATGATGTTCATCATCACATTCGGTATCCGCACATTATTTCTTTCAGTATGGCACAACCGAACCAAAAAACCTGA
- a CDS encoding Bax inhibitor-1 family protein, protein MQSGKSLITSHVLPRFFSALLLSFIGTLVGGMFIPETVALALGLLPILVLLLLLIKSFSAGRKRKKGLSTYGLRLPMWLVYVFTLLVGISIYPAIDLYVDAMGMALVVAAFGIASALFGGLVVYTYFTKKDFSFLGGMLFFALLTLILLSIANIFIGSSFMDLGLAFAGILIFSGYMLYDISRMKESGFKEADVPAAVFDLYLNFINIFLDILRVLNFFTSRD, encoded by the coding sequence ATGCAATCAGGAAAATCATTAATTACGTCCCATGTGCTGCCGAGATTTTTCAGTGCGCTTTTGCTTTCGTTTATCGGTACATTAGTTGGCGGGATGTTTATTCCAGAAACAGTAGCACTTGCTTTAGGCCTGCTTCCGATCCTTGTATTGCTGCTGCTTTTAATAAAATCATTTTCAGCAGGAAGAAAAAGAAAGAAAGGACTCAGTACGTATGGATTGAGGCTTCCTATGTGGCTCGTGTACGTGTTTACCCTGCTGGTTGGAATTTCTATTTATCCGGCTATCGATCTATATGTCGATGCGATGGGGATGGCACTCGTCGTAGCAGCGTTCGGTATTGCTTCCGCTTTATTCGGCGGATTGGTTGTTTACACATACTTCACGAAAAAAGATTTCTCCTTTTTGGGCGGTATGCTCTTTTTTGCACTGCTTACACTGATCCTGCTTAGCATTGCCAACATTTTTATTGGTTCCAGCTTTATGGACCTTGGTCTTGCTTTTGCTGGAATCCTTATTTTCTCCGGCTATATGCTATATGATATCTCCCGGATGAAGGAGTCAGGGTTTAAAGAAGCGGACGTGCCAGCAGCGGTCTTTGATTTGTATTTGAATTTTATTAATATCTTCCTGGATATTTTGCGGGTGCTGAACTTTTTCACTTCAAGAGACTAA
- a CDS encoding YhcN/YlaJ family sporulation lipoprotein has product MKKASMYLAACMTIFFLAGCMNNNNDETADKADNNAAEQDSQNEQTTNEDEGNNEARLSVLDKAEGSLEDMDKVEDATVLAAGERAYAAVQLENGTQVTDELKKDMEDKVKESDTSLEEVYISEDPDFTTQMKDYAERIEAGEPVEGLVDEFSDTVRRVFPSE; this is encoded by the coding sequence ATGAAAAAAGCATCAATGTATTTGGCGGCTTGTATGACAATCTTTTTCTTGGCCGGATGTATGAATAATAATAATGATGAAACGGCAGACAAAGCCGACAATAATGCAGCTGAACAGGATTCACAGAATGAGCAGACAACAAATGAGGATGAAGGTAATAATGAAGCCCGCCTGTCTGTACTGGATAAAGCAGAGGGCAGCCTTGAGGACATGGATAAAGTAGAAGACGCCACTGTTCTGGCAGCAGGAGAGCGTGCTTATGCCGCCGTTCAGTTAGAAAATGGCACTCAAGTAACGGACGAACTGAAAAAAGACATGGAAGACAAAGTAAAAGAATCAGATACGTCCCTTGAAGAAGTGTATATTTCGGAAGACCCGGATTTCACTACTCAAATGAAGGATTATGCTGAGCGGATTGAAGCAGGCGAGCCTGTAGAAGGACTTGTTGATGAATTTAGCGATACCGTTCGCAGAGTGTTTCCAAGCGAATAA
- a CDS encoding ATP-binding protein, whose product MDILLTNIQSFLLNTLLIYFGFTIYFKFLERKVNQIAHTLIIILICGISIVFSMSFPIILLNEIPIDFRQIPLIIGALYGGRRAACILTAILLGYRFVLGVPDFLSALFVYSLLLLLLVVVLPFFKKAAVLKKKLWVALCISLTAALATLALNLLLLPLAVTAAFVVFAVLISALQTIGLLLCVWMIEKAKKEMILSEEIAKLEKLKTVSTIAASISHEVRNPLTVTKGFLQLLRDPQLSNQEKDYYISTAVEALNKAESIITDYLTFAKPSLENVEVLDLQHELMNISHFVEPYAAMNDVEIKTNFQKNSLLAGEKEKFHQCILNIAKNGIEAMPGGGTLTIELNRFKDHAVITVADTGIGMNKEQIERLGNPFFTTKDLGTGLGTMVVYSTVKSMRGSVQVKSEPAKGTRFVLSFPAAEQSGSAG is encoded by the coding sequence TTGGATATTCTTCTTACTAATATTCAAAGCTTCTTATTAAACACTCTTTTGATTTATTTCGGTTTTACAATTTATTTTAAATTCCTGGAACGGAAAGTAAACCAGATCGCACATACCCTGATTATTATATTGATTTGTGGGATATCGATTGTATTTTCAATGAGTTTTCCTATTATTCTTTTAAATGAAATACCGATCGACTTCCGCCAAATTCCTTTGATCATCGGAGCATTATACGGAGGACGCCGGGCTGCCTGCATTCTGACAGCCATTTTACTCGGCTATCGTTTTGTACTAGGAGTTCCAGACTTTCTATCTGCCCTCTTCGTTTATTCTCTGCTGCTGCTTTTATTGGTTGTGGTTCTGCCTTTTTTCAAAAAAGCAGCCGTTCTTAAAAAGAAACTATGGGTTGCCCTGTGCATCTCCTTGACTGCAGCCCTGGCTACACTCGCTCTGAACCTGCTTTTATTGCCATTAGCTGTCACGGCAGCGTTTGTTGTATTCGCTGTTTTGATCTCAGCGCTGCAAACAATTGGTCTCCTCCTTTGTGTATGGATGATTGAAAAAGCAAAAAAAGAGATGATATTGTCCGAAGAAATAGCCAAGCTCGAGAAATTAAAAACCGTCAGCACCATTGCCGCCAGTATTTCTCATGAAGTGCGAAATCCGTTAACCGTCACGAAAGGTTTTCTTCAGCTGCTGCGCGACCCGCAGCTTTCCAATCAAGAAAAGGATTATTACATCAGCACGGCTGTAGAAGCCTTAAACAAAGCAGAATCGATCATTACAGACTACCTTACCTTTGCCAAGCCTTCATTGGAAAATGTGGAAGTGTTAGATCTGCAGCATGAATTAATGAATATCTCACATTTTGTGGAGCCTTATGCAGCTATGAACGATGTAGAAATCAAAACAAATTTCCAGAAAAACAGCTTGCTGGCTGGAGAAAAAGAAAAGTTTCATCAATGTATCCTCAATATTGCAAAAAACGGAATTGAAGCCATGCCCGGTGGCGGCACCCTGACAATCGAATTGAACCGCTTTAAAGATCATGCTGTTATTACTGTAGCGGATACAGGCATTGGAATGAATAAAGAACAAATTGAACGGCTGGGAAACCCTTTTTTCACGACAAAGGATCTCGGCACGGGACTTGGCACAATGGTGGTCTACAGTACCGTCAAGTCTATGCGCGGCAGCGTTCAAGTAAAAAGTGAGCCTGCAAAAGGTACACGCTTTGTTCTTTCCTTTCCTGCTGCTGAGCAGTCAGGCTCCGCTGGCTAG
- a CDS encoding YjcZ family sporulation protein — protein sequence MGYKNGDGYGSGFALIVVLFILLIIIGASYVGGGF from the coding sequence ATGGGCTACAAAAACGGTGATGGATACGGATCTGGCTTCGCGCTGATTGTTGTTCTGTTTATCCTTCTTATTATCATTGGTGCGTCTTACGTTGGCGGAGGATTTTAA
- a CDS encoding small acid-soluble spore protein H, producing the protein MNLRRAQEIAASPVMADVTFNELPIYIQHVDEDNEMARIYPLDEPEKEQSVPLAALKEH; encoded by the coding sequence ATGAATTTACGACGAGCTCAGGAAATCGCCGCTTCTCCTGTAATGGCTGACGTGACGTTTAACGAATTACCTATTTATATCCAACATGTAGACGAAGACAATGAAATGGCTCGTATTTACCCTCTGGATGAGCCCGAAAAAGAACAAAGTGTTCCCCTAGCTGCCTTAAAAGAGCATTAA